AATTTTTATGCCATCCTTACACATTTCATCAGAAGAAGTAGCTGAAATAACTGTACCTTTAACTGGCATTACAAATTTACAATTTACCCCATTAATTTCCACGTTTTGTGCATTATTGTTATCTTTGTATATCCTGTTTATGATGGCTTTTCTACTTTCTTTTTGCACTGAAGGCTCCCTAGTTAAATGGTACTCTCTTGTATATTCCAGCTCTCTTTTTCCGTAAAATCCTTCGCCTTTAAGCAGCACAGGTGCAGGTTTTTGCAGGCCACAGCCTATTAATATTGCTAATAACATAAGAAATGAGGCTATATGCCACATTTTAGATATATCAACTCTCACAAAACTCCAAAATTCTAGCGAGACGTAGTGTTTCACGCCTGTTCGTTACTTTCTTCGTTATTTATTTTACTAGTTAAATAGTCCCTCAAATCGGTAAGTTCTTGCAACAAATTCTTTGGATCACGATTGACTTTTATATCATTACCAAATTCCTTTCGCACTCCTTTTATTGTATATCCTTTATCATATAGCATGTACTTTACTTTCTTTATGGCCTCTATACACTTACGATCATATAGCCTTCTTCCTTTACGCTTTGTAGGCTTAATTTGATGAAATTGACCTTCCCAAAATCTCAAAATATGCTGTTCCAAATGTAGCTCTTCAGCTACTTCCCTAATCGTATAAAATAATTTTTCCTTATTCATTAATTATTTATTGATTTTTTTATAGTTTTTGAAGGCCTAAAAGAAACTGAGTTTCTTGCTTGAATCATCACTTTCTCTGATGTATTTGGTATATTTCCTGGTCTTTCCTTCTTTTTTTTGACCAAGAATGTTCCAAATGACGATATTTTCACTATTCCATCCTTTGCCAAGCTCGTCTTCATTTCGTCCAATATATCGTCTATTATCGAAGCAGAGTCTTCCTTTGATAATCCTATTTCTTGGTTTATATTTTCAGCTATCATTGCCTTAGTTACTGTTGTGTCTTTTGTTGTAACGTGATCCATAATTGAGTAAGTATTGCAATATGTAAACACAATATAGCAACTGACTTAAGGTTCAGCTACTTTATTTTTTAGGGTATGTCTCTTTTGTAGCATAATTTAAAATACTGGCAGTTGCCAACGTTACGAATATTGCAAAAAGCGCCATTTGATAATCTGTAAAAAGTGCTAACATTGACACTATAACTCCACTGCCAATAAACATAAATCCATTGATAATGGATGATGATGTGCTAATGTATTTTCGTTTCACAATCTCGCTGCCGACAGTAAAATTAAGCATATGTCCTCCCGCAAAAAACCCGAACATTAACATACAAAAGTACACAACGTGGACTGTTAAATGGCTGCATAGTAAAATAATAATTGAGACGCCTTGCAATAAAGCAAAAGCAGAAATTACATGTTTCCTATTTTTAAATAAGTTTGAGATTCGATCTGCAATTGGAGCACCAACTGCAAGACCAAGCCATAGTATTGCGGTTGCTATACCTGACTCCATTGCATTGAGTTCTGAGTTGCTCAGTAACCTTGGAGCCCACAAGGTATTAAGTGCTAAAAATGTTCCAAAAGTAATAGCACCCACCACTGAAGTTATCCAGATATCTCTTAATTTTAGCACCGTTAGTACAGAGCACATTACTGTTCTTATAGAGCTTTTTATTGTGCACTTTTCTGAGCTGCTTTCTGGAAGTGTGTTTGGATAAAAAAGCGTAAGTACAAATATCAACACACCAAACAGTATTATGCATACAATCAGATTCTTCCAATCTGCACCTTCAGCAAGCAAGCTAGAGAACAATATTTGAATTATCAGCGCAGAAAGACTTGAAATCGTTTGCACTAGTGAAAACATCAATCCAAATTGGGCAACAGGAAAACATATGCTACTTGTATGAGCAGCACCAATAAAACCAAATGATGCTCCAGTTGCAATAAACACTTGAGATAAAATTAAATGGGAAAAATTGTTACCGTTAACAAGGACAAGAAACCCGAGGATTATAGTTGATAATGAGAAAGAATAAATTTTTTACTGGAAAAAACATTAAACATTGCCCCACTAAAAAATTGTAAGATGGCAAAAGTCCAAGTATATGCTGAATTAGC
The window above is part of the Wolbachia endosymbiont (group A) of Bibio marci genome. Proteins encoded here:
- a CDS encoding murein hydrolase activator EnvC family protein; this encodes MWHIASFLMLLAILIGCGLQKPAPVLLKGEGFYGKRELEYTREYHLTREPSVQKESRKAIINRIYKDNNNAQNVEINGVNCKFVMPVKGTVISATSSDEMCKDGIKIAAQNGTNVVASAPGKVVYVGKGLRWYGNLIIVEHKDNYMTVYSYLKNIHVEIGDKVKQGQVIGSAGKSSTQDKDPQMCFTIRHNGQAVDPLMHVNCN
- a CDS encoding MerR family transcriptional regulator; translated protein: MNKEKLFYTIREVAEELHLEQHILRFWEGQFHQIKPTKRKGRRLYDRKCIEAIKKVKYMLYDKGYTIKGVRKEFGNDIKVNRDPKNLLQELTDLRDYLTSKINNEESNEQA
- a CDS encoding integration host factor subunit alpha — translated: MDHVTTKDTTVTKAMIAENINQEIGLSKEDSASIIDDILDEMKTSLAKDGIVKISSFGTFLVKKKKERPGNIPNTSEKVMIQARNSVSFRPSKTIKKSINN
- a CDS encoding MFS transporter, producing MYSFSLSTIILGFLVLVNGNNFSHLILSQVFIATGASFGFIGAAHTSSICFPVAQFGLMFSLVQTISSLSALIIQILFSSLLAEGADWKNLIVCIILFGVLIFVLTLFYPNTLPESSSEKCTIKSSIRTVMCSVLTVLKLRDIWITSVVGAITFGTFLALNTLWAPRLLSNSELNAMESGIATAILWLGLAVGAPIADRISNLFKNRKHVISAFALLQGVSIIILLCSHLTVHVVYFCMLMFGFFAGGHMLNFTVGSEIVKRKYISTSSSIINGFMFIGSGVIVSMLALFTDYQMALFAIFVTLATASILNYATKETYPKK